In the Candidatus Bathyarchaeota archaeon genome, ACGCCGTTGTAGTTGGCGATGTGAAAAAAACAAAAAGAATAGCTGAACACGTAGTAACCCGAGGAATTCCAGTTAACAAGGCTTTAGACATGCTCATGAAAGCCATGAAAACTGTTGACGAACGCTATGAAAGAAGGGAATACTTTGTCATTGACGTTGCTTCTTCTGCTTCAGCAATGAGGGAAGCTTTCAAAATTCTTGAGCCACATTTAGAGGTTGAACCTACCATGGTAAAAGGAAAAATAGTCATTGGTTCGTTAAAAGGAAACATTCAAGGTTTAGGAAAAGATGTCGTAGCTGCAACGCTACAATCAGCAGGTTTTCAAGTAGTGAATTTAGGCGTTGACATTGCTCCTGAAGACTTTGTGAAAGCTGCGATTCGCGAAAAAGCACAAATTATAGCAATCTCGATTTCAATGGAAGAAACAATCCAATATTTAAAACAGGTAGTAGATATTTTGAAAAAAGAAAACCTACGAGACAAATTGAAAGTGATAATAGGAG is a window encoding:
- a CDS encoding cobalamin-dependent protein (Presence of a B(12) (cobalamin)-binding domain implies dependence on cobalamin itself, in one of its several forms, or in some unusual lineages, dependence on a cobalamin-like analog.), with amino-acid sequence MSKKILEELKDAVVVGDVKKTKRIAEHVVTRGIPVNKALDMLMKAMKTVDERYERREYFVIDVASSASAMREAFKILEPHLEVEPTMVKGKIVIGSLKGNIQGLGKDVVAATLQSAGFQVVNLGVDIAPEDFVKAAIREKAQIIAISISMEETIQYLKQVVDILKKENLRDKLKVIIGGNAVSVQTCSDYELDAYAVDAKECLQKVKTLLT